In Polyangium spumosum, the DNA window TGCCGGTCAAGGGGCTCACGGGAGCCTTGCGTATCGCCGCGGGTCGTGTCCACGTGGTGTCGGCGAGGAGCGACGGCACCGTCCGGGCCTGGGGCTCGAACCTTTATGGCCAGCTCGGCGACGGCTCCACCACGCAACGGAATACGCCGGTGCTGGTGCAGAACCTCGCCGACATCATCTCCGTCGCCGCGGGCTCTTACCATTCGCTGGCGCTCACCAAGGCCGGCGCGGTGTGGGCCTGGGGGCAGAACACGAACGGTCAGCTCGGCGATGGGAGCGTCAACAATCGCACGGCGCCCATCCAGGTGCAGAACCTCTCCAACGTGGCCATCGTCGCGTCGGGACAGCTCCACAACCTGGCGCTCAGGGCGGATGGCTCGGCTTGGGCCTGGGGCTCGAACCTCTATGGCCAGCTCGGCGACGGCACCACCATGCAGCGAAATACGCCCGTCGAGGTGCAGGGCATCACGGGGGGCGTGGCCGTGGCAGCCGGGCAGGGGCATAGCCTGGTGCTGAGGTCCGACAAGACCGTGTGGGCCTGGGGCCAGAATACGAGCGGTCAGCTCGGCGACGGCACCACCACGCAGCGAAATACGCCCGTAGAGGTGCAGGGGCTGTCCGACGTGGTGGCCATCGCTGCAGGCGATCTGCACAGCATGGCGCTCCGGAGCGACGGGACCTTGTGGACCTGGGGCGATAACCAGAACGGGCAGCTCGGCGATGGCAGCACCTCGCCACGAGCGACGCCGGCGCAGGTCGCCGGCCTGCCCGCGATCAAGATCATCGCGGCGGGCCCCGACGCGCAGCACAGCTTCGCGCTCACGGCCGACGGCCTGATCTACGCCTGGGGGCGCAACGACGCCGGGCAGATCGGCGACGGCACGGCTGTCCTCTTGAAAGCGACGCCGGTGCAGCCGCAGCTCACCTGCAATTGACGGGATCCGCGAGGGTCTCAGGGGGAGCGCGGCCAGGACGGAAACCGTCCCGGCCGCGGAGGGGTGGGTCTTTGCGGGTCAGGGCTGGAGCGCGAAGTTGACGGTCGCGGTTTGTCCTGTCGTGACCGTGACCGTCTTGACGGCGTCCTGATATCCCGCCCTGCTCACGCGCACCTCGTATTGCTGGGCGAAGACCGTGTTCGCGAAGGCGAAGCCGCCGCTCGCGTTGGTCGTCCCGTCGTGCATGCCGCGGTTCAGGGTGACCGACGCGCCCGAGATGAACTGCCCCGTCATCCCGTCCGTGACCGTGCCCGACACGCTGCCCTTGCCCGGATCGGTGCCGATCTGGACGCGGTAGTGCGT includes these proteins:
- a CDS encoding EGF domain-containing protein encodes the protein MTSCKALATLLSGALLAGVLGASGGGCARAAGAIGEGGSGGEGDQECGDRIVGGGEDCDDGNTADGDGCSATCSTEQGFTCSGEPTKCEDIDECAEGPCSANATCTNTEGSFVCVCAPGYTGPTCEKGPCLVDVAGGRGHSLAVRGEGTVMSWGSNASGQLGEGSTDNQPTPVPVKGLTGALRIAAGRVHVVSARSDGTVRAWGSNLYGQLGDGSTTQRNTPVLVQNLADIISVAAGSYHSLALTKAGAVWAWGQNTNGQLGDGSVNNRTAPIQVQNLSNVAIVASGQLHNLALRADGSAWAWGSNLYGQLGDGTTMQRNTPVEVQGITGGVAVAAGQGHSLVLRSDKTVWAWGQNTSGQLGDGTTTQRNTPVEVQGLSDVVAIAAGDLHSMALRSDGTLWTWGDNQNGQLGDGSTSPRATPAQVAGLPAIKIIAAGPDAQHSFALTADGLIYAWGRNDAGQIGDGTAVLLKATPVQPQLTCN